Proteins co-encoded in one Alcanivorax sp. genomic window:
- a CDS encoding lipopolysaccharide biosynthesis protein, which produces MKAMNRKIGVGVLWNLTGLLVSRGASTLFMLFLARILAPEAFGLVAMVTVVFELANAFVSSGLGAALIRSKNVSDVDLSTVFYMNLVLSLLAYLLIYFGAPYISVFYSQSELTPLVRVMGLVVFINATKIVQVAILSRNMNFKHQMKANTLGVIVSGCLALVAAWIGWGVWSLVVQMLGSALISAIVLWFASAWRPSLQVSGESFWRLFRFGKNLLAEGLLDVIYQNSFVLVIGRFFSAEITGLYFIAKKISNLLSQQLTGAVQQATYPALSTLQDDNAALLLKYRKIMQLMMFVIAPVMGLMAGVSPVLFAVFFDDRWGGAVPYLQLLCIVGALYPLHALNMNLLNVKGRSDLIFKVGLVKKSVNISMLVAAVPYGVFGIVCSQVLGSCLALIPNTYYSSRLVGYSPLNQFRDAVKPLASSVLAGGGAWYLANTGLMPDVPMLIVALLMGGAIYVVVSVLFRVEGGVMVCNKVSGNFRWDGR; this is translated from the coding sequence ATGAAAGCGATGAATCGAAAAATCGGCGTTGGAGTGTTGTGGAATCTGACAGGCCTGTTGGTGAGTCGTGGCGCAAGTACACTGTTCATGCTTTTTTTGGCGCGGATTCTTGCGCCGGAGGCTTTTGGTCTTGTGGCGATGGTCACTGTTGTGTTTGAGCTGGCCAATGCTTTCGTCAGCTCAGGCCTCGGTGCGGCGCTGATTCGAAGCAAGAATGTTTCGGATGTGGATCTCAGTACGGTGTTTTACATGAATCTTGTACTGAGCTTGCTGGCGTATTTGCTTATCTACTTTGGTGCTCCATATATATCGGTGTTTTATTCGCAATCTGAATTGACGCCTCTAGTGCGGGTGATGGGGCTGGTTGTGTTTATCAATGCAACCAAAATTGTTCAAGTTGCCATTTTAAGCCGCAACATGAACTTCAAGCACCAGATGAAGGCCAATACGCTTGGCGTGATTGTTTCGGGTTGCCTGGCTCTGGTGGCTGCCTGGATAGGCTGGGGTGTTTGGAGTCTGGTCGTTCAGATGCTTGGTTCAGCACTGATAAGTGCAATTGTGCTTTGGTTTGCAAGCGCTTGGCGGCCTTCCTTGCAGGTCAGCGGCGAATCATTTTGGCGCCTGTTCAGATTTGGAAAGAACTTGTTGGCAGAGGGATTGCTTGACGTCATTTATCAAAACTCATTTGTTCTTGTGATTGGGCGCTTTTTTAGCGCAGAGATTACCGGCCTCTATTTCATTGCTAAAAAAATCAGCAATCTTCTTTCTCAGCAGCTAACGGGTGCGGTCCAGCAGGCAACATATCCTGCACTTTCCACATTGCAAGATGATAATGCCGCCCTGCTGCTAAAGTATCGAAAGATCATGCAGTTGATGATGTTTGTCATTGCCCCCGTAATGGGGCTGATGGCTGGTGTCTCTCCTGTTCTATTTGCTGTGTTTTTTGATGATCGATGGGGTGGGGCTGTTCCGTACCTTCAATTACTATGTATTGTCGGTGCTCTGTACCCTTTGCATGCGTTAAATATGAATCTTTTGAATGTGAAAGGTCGTTCTGACTTGATATTCAAAGTTGGACTGGTCAAGAAATCTGTAAATATTTCAATGTTAGTAGCAGCTGTTCCTTATGGTGTTTTTGGTATTGTCTGTAGTCAAGTGCTGGGCTCCTGTTTGGCACTTATACCGAATACTTATTACTCTTCTCGTTTGGTTGGGTATTCTCCTCTAAATCAGTTTAGGGACGCAGTAAAGCCACTAGCATCTTCTGTTTTGGCCGGTGGCGGGGCTTGGTATTTAGCGAATACGGGTCTTATGCCTGACGTGCCAATGCTAATCGTAGCTTTGCTCATGGGGGGGGCTATATACGTTGTTGTCAGTGTTTTGTTCAGGGTTGAAGGGGGGGTTATGGTTTGTAACAAAGTAAGTGGGAATTTTAGATGGGATGGCAGGTGA
- a CDS encoding glycosyltransferase family 2 protein, whose amino-acid sequence MTTSFSISIIVPAYNVESYIAEAIESILSQTILPDELIIVNDGSTDRTREVISRYENHPIVQVLDKNNEGLGPARNSGVDLASSDYIYFFDSDDILSPFFVENIARHVSCSPNADLIVFSGETFFENHAAKLFSPPDYKRKVEGKYKSGLDLYWELYKNRSLYSSACLYVSRRMLWVENNLSFKSIIHEDEDILFPLYMCVVDCYCISDVFFFRRVREGSIMSSGFSQSHLFGICVAIETMLALKARQNVGSLFFRKCWRHRMRSLVVTSFKRQLFLGGVRPTRIMVRGFLSVFGFKVFVLVFKAYFDYLKSQLTLVRS is encoded by the coding sequence ATGACAACATCTTTTAGTATATCGATAATTGTGCCAGCGTATAATGTCGAGAGCTACATTGCGGAGGCTATTGAATCGATTTTATCCCAAACAATACTTCCTGATGAACTTATCATAGTCAATGATGGCAGTACGGATAGAACACGAGAAGTGATTTCTAGATATGAAAACCATCCAATTGTTCAAGTTTTAGATAAAAATAATGAGGGGCTTGGGCCTGCTAGAAATTCAGGTGTTGATCTGGCAAGTTCAGATTACATTTATTTTTTTGACTCAGACGATATTTTGTCACCATTTTTCGTTGAAAATATAGCGCGTCATGTTTCTTGTAGTCCTAATGCCGATCTCATTGTTTTTTCTGGTGAAACATTTTTTGAAAATCATGCTGCAAAGTTATTTTCTCCTCCAGATTATAAAAGGAAGGTAGAAGGGAAATACAAGAGTGGCCTGGATCTTTATTGGGAGCTGTATAAAAATAGATCCCTGTATTCTAGCGCTTGTCTTTATGTGTCCCGAAGGATGCTCTGGGTGGAAAATAACCTTTCATTCAAAAGCATCATTCATGAAGATGAAGACATTCTTTTCCCTCTTTATATGTGCGTTGTTGATTGTTATTGCATTTCCGATGTGTTTTTTTTCCGGAGGGTGAGAGAAGGCTCTATCATGTCATCTGGTTTCTCTCAAAGTCACCTTTTCGGGATTTGTGTAGCTATTGAAACAATGCTTGCATTGAAAGCTAGACAGAATGTGGGTTCTTTATTTTTTAGAAAGTGCTGGCGACATAGGATGAGGAGTCTGGTAGTTACGAGTTTTAAGCGTCAGCTGTTCCTCGGGGGGGTAAGGCCGACCCGTATAATGGTAAGAGGGTTTCTAAGTGTGTTTGGTTTCAAGGTTTTTGTCTTGGTTTTCAAGGCTTACTTTGATTATTTAAAAAGTCAGCTTACATTGGTTCGCTCTTAG
- a CDS encoding DegT/DnrJ/EryC1/StrS family aminotransferase — protein MIPVVKPYLPSREKLDKYLDGIYERAWLTNNGPLVQKLTDRLEEYLGVENLLLVANGTLALQIAYRALGVSGNEHGEQPEAITTPFTFIATASSLKWDGVQPVFADIDPNTWCISPENIEQAITSNTRAIVPVHVFGNACDVEAIDEIASRHGLKVIYDASHAFAVKYKGKSLLKYGDAATLSFHATKLFHTGEGGAIIFKRREDLERAKKMINFGITRPESIEELGINAKMNEMQAAMGLCVLDEMAGNLKAREKVWHRYLKALPNSLRLQAKNEALGYNYAYFPVVFETEKQAIRVASTLKKMEC, from the coding sequence GTGATACCCGTCGTAAAGCCATACCTGCCAAGTCGGGAAAAACTGGACAAGTATCTTGACGGTATTTATGAACGCGCCTGGCTGACGAACAACGGTCCTCTGGTGCAAAAGCTTACTGACCGCCTGGAAGAATATCTGGGTGTGGAGAACCTGCTTCTGGTGGCTAACGGTACCCTGGCACTTCAGATTGCATACAGAGCCTTAGGGGTAAGTGGTAACGAGCATGGCGAGCAGCCAGAGGCCATCACAACACCATTCACCTTCATCGCTACCGCCAGCTCCCTGAAATGGGATGGAGTCCAACCGGTCTTTGCGGACATCGATCCGAACACCTGGTGCATAAGCCCGGAAAATATTGAGCAAGCGATAACGTCGAATACCAGAGCGATTGTGCCCGTACATGTTTTTGGCAATGCCTGCGACGTAGAAGCCATTGATGAAATAGCCAGCCGCCATGGGCTTAAGGTCATCTACGATGCCTCCCATGCGTTTGCCGTTAAATATAAAGGCAAAAGCCTGCTTAAATACGGTGATGCCGCAACCCTCAGCTTTCACGCCACCAAACTGTTTCACACCGGAGAGGGCGGAGCCATTATCTTCAAGCGCAGGGAAGACCTGGAGCGGGCGAAGAAAATGATCAACTTCGGAATCACAAGGCCAGAGAGCATTGAAGAGCTTGGCATTAATGCCAAAATGAATGAAATGCAGGCGGCAATGGGGTTGTGCGTTTTGGATGAAATGGCAGGCAACCTCAAAGCCAGAGAGAAAGTTTGGCATCGTTACCTAAAAGCACTGCCAAATAGCCTACGACTACAGGCCAAGAACGAAGCGCTCGGCTACAATTATGCCTATTTTCCCGTGGTGTTCGAAACCGAAAAGCAAGCGATACGTGTAGCTTCTACCCTCAAAAAAATGGAGTGTTAG
- the rfbA gene encoding glucose-1-phosphate thymidylyltransferase RfbA produces MKGIILAGGSGTRLYPITMGVSKQLLPIYDKPMIYYPLSVLMLAGIRDVLIITTPEEQASYQRLLGDGSQFGVQLSYIVQPSPDGLAQAFILGEDFIGDDSVCLVLGDNIFYGQNFSPKLKAAEARTSGATVFGYQVKDPERFGVVAFDENKRAISIEEKPASPKSNYAVTGLYFYDNDVIEIAKSVKPSDRGELEITSINQAYLERGDLTVEQLGRGFAWLDTGTHESLLEAAQFVETIERRQGYKIACLEEIAWRNGWLSTDQVEETGKALSKNGYGQYLLDIIRGPQ; encoded by the coding sequence ATGAAAGGTATTATTCTGGCCGGAGGCTCCGGTACACGGCTCTACCCCATCACCATGGGGGTCTCCAAGCAGCTGCTGCCAATTTACGACAAGCCAATGATTTACTACCCGTTGTCCGTGCTGATGCTGGCAGGGATACGAGACGTCTTGATCATCACTACGCCAGAAGAGCAGGCCAGTTATCAGCGCTTGCTGGGTGACGGCAGCCAGTTCGGAGTGCAACTGAGTTACATCGTACAACCAAGCCCCGATGGCCTGGCACAGGCTTTTATTCTTGGTGAAGACTTCATCGGTGATGACAGCGTTTGCCTGGTACTCGGAGACAATATCTTCTATGGTCAGAATTTCAGTCCCAAGCTGAAAGCCGCAGAAGCCAGAACATCAGGCGCAACCGTGTTTGGTTATCAGGTGAAAGACCCTGAGCGGTTCGGAGTCGTTGCCTTTGATGAAAACAAACGCGCTATCTCCATCGAGGAAAAACCGGCAAGCCCTAAATCCAATTACGCTGTAACGGGGTTGTACTTCTATGACAACGATGTCATTGAAATCGCCAAGTCCGTGAAGCCCTCCGATCGAGGGGAACTGGAAATTACCAGTATAAACCAGGCCTACCTGGAGCGCGGCGATCTAACGGTTGAGCAACTGGGCAGGGGATTCGCATGGCTGGATACCGGCACCCACGAAAGCCTGCTGGAAGCGGCCCAGTTCGTAGAAACCATCGAAAGACGTCAGGGCTACAAGATTGCCTGCCTGGAAGAAATCGCGTGGCGTAATGGCTGGCTAAGTACTGATCAAGTGGAGGAGACAGGCAAGGCCCTCTCGAAGAACGGCTACGGCCAGTACTTGCTCGATATCATCAGGGGGCCACAGTGA
- a CDS encoding WbqC family protein codes for MFADFRAIIPGGSEENSQFDKGGAESMKLAVMQPYLFPYIGYFQLIYAADLFLIYDDVSFIKQGYINRNRVLSQNGASRFTVPVLGASSNKLISELAFSSDVSKFLKTIEQSYSKKPYFESVFPIVRETIENEDRSIAAVCKKSYEMIFSYLDIEKALKKTSEINYDRSFNARDRLIELCNIVGADQYINAPGGRELYKKQDFAKAGIDLKFVNTLALEYCQSGEKFIPNLSIIDVLMNCCPVEVKSLLGRFELD; via the coding sequence GTGTTTGCCGATTTTCGAGCAATTATTCCAGGCGGGTCAGAGGAAAATAGTCAATTTGATAAAGGCGGAGCTGAAAGCATGAAGTTGGCAGTTATGCAGCCGTATCTATTTCCTTACATCGGTTACTTTCAGCTTATTTATGCAGCTGATCTTTTTCTGATCTACGATGATGTTTCTTTTATCAAGCAGGGTTACATTAACCGAAACAGGGTCCTATCACAGAATGGAGCATCAAGGTTTACTGTGCCGGTGCTTGGCGCATCATCGAACAAATTGATATCGGAATTAGCCTTCTCATCGGATGTTTCAAAGTTTTTAAAAACCATTGAACAGAGTTATTCAAAGAAACCGTATTTTGAGTCCGTTTTCCCGATCGTTCGTGAGACTATCGAGAACGAAGATCGCTCAATCGCGGCAGTATGCAAGAAAAGTTATGAGATGATTTTTTCGTATTTGGATATTGAAAAAGCATTAAAGAAAACGAGTGAAATTAATTATGACAGATCTTTTAATGCTCGTGATCGCTTGATTGAGCTGTGTAATATTGTCGGAGCCGATCAATATATCAATGCACCAGGTGGTCGAGAGCTATACAAGAAACAGGACTTCGCTAAGGCTGGAATCGATCTTAAATTCGTTAACACATTAGCGCTTGAGTATTGTCAATCGGGTGAAAAATTCATTCCAAACCTATCGATAATAGATGTTTTGATGAATTGTTGCCCGGTAGAAGTCAAGTCACTGCTCGGTCGATTTGAGTTGGATTAG
- a CDS encoding sulfotransferase family 2 domain-containing protein — MLNELKFHINIFRRYRFWSNSGCIYIHVPKAAGTSINTALYGRTLGHYSASQIQSRFPSLFSECFTFSLVRNPWDRALSAYRFALIGRTESMGVRKPEQYQIPEFSSFERFVCDWLPSRDLSKCDFIFQPQHSFVCDENMKVMVDHLGYVERLAETICFVEARLGRPLDVKMANSTAPQDKNYRDAYVNNEMIETVRSVYKDDIDLFGYEF, encoded by the coding sequence GTGTTAAACGAATTAAAGTTTCATATTAATATTTTCAGACGTTACCGCTTTTGGAGTAACTCTGGTTGTATTTATATCCATGTCCCTAAAGCAGCGGGAACTAGTATCAATACTGCTTTATACGGCAGAACTTTAGGGCATTATTCGGCGAGTCAAATACAATCCCGTTTTCCTTCCTTGTTTTCGGAGTGTTTTACGTTTTCTTTGGTGAGAAACCCCTGGGACAGGGCGTTATCTGCCTATCGTTTTGCTCTTATTGGTCGAACTGAATCAATGGGTGTTCGCAAGCCGGAACAGTATCAGATTCCTGAATTTTCCAGTTTTGAACGTTTTGTCTGTGATTGGCTTCCCTCAAGAGATCTCTCAAAGTGTGACTTTATTTTTCAGCCCCAACATTCTTTTGTTTGTGATGAGAACATGAAAGTCATGGTTGATCATTTGGGCTATGTAGAGCGGTTGGCAGAGACTATCTGCTTTGTTGAGGCGCGTCTTGGACGTCCCCTTGATGTGAAGATGGCAAACTCAACCGCTCCCCAGGATAAAAATTATCGTGATGCTTATGTCAACAATGAAATGATAGAAACAGTGCGT
- a CDS encoding sulfotransferase, producing the protein MAAPENRTEKYARVSALEELLYELNGNLESANKRYLNDSDERFSKIFLMGPHRSGSTLFIQWLAQTGLVAYPTNMLSRFFGAPLVGAKIQQLLTDPRYNFRNEILDFNSDIEFGSDNGKTKGALAPNEFWYFWRRFLPFDELDYMPGRELQAKGNLKGLRDELNALANIFEKPFAMKAMIMNQNIAELAEQFDKSLFIWVRRDPIFNIQSALEARKRQYGDINTWYSFKIKEYPHLKGLDPLESVAGQIAAINHSVEQGIKSLPGHKKLVVQYEDFCQRPRHYYEEITRRLIEHEGLSAEKVDAYSGEASFSSTNRWRMKEYSQGDAERAFEALAKSKG; encoded by the coding sequence ATGGCTGCACCTGAGAATCGGACGGAGAAATACGCAAGAGTTTCTGCGCTCGAAGAATTACTATATGAATTGAATGGTAATTTAGAAAGCGCTAATAAGCGATATCTAAATGACTCGGATGAGCGTTTCTCAAAAATTTTTCTGATGGGGCCGCATCGCTCTGGTAGTACGCTATTCATTCAGTGGTTAGCTCAGACGGGCCTTGTAGCTTATCCGACGAATATGCTATCTCGTTTCTTTGGTGCCCCTTTGGTGGGCGCAAAAATACAGCAACTACTGACGGATCCACGCTATAACTTCCGTAATGAAATTCTGGATTTCAACTCAGATATTGAATTTGGCTCTGATAACGGTAAAACCAAAGGGGCGCTTGCTCCAAACGAATTTTGGTACTTCTGGCGTCGTTTCTTGCCTTTTGATGAGCTGGATTACATGCCTGGAAGGGAGTTACAGGCAAAAGGCAATCTAAAAGGTTTGCGTGATGAATTGAATGCATTGGCGAACATCTTTGAAAAACCATTCGCCATGAAAGCCATGATTATGAACCAGAATATAGCAGAACTGGCTGAACAGTTTGATAAGTCCCTGTTTATTTGGGTTCGGCGTGATCCGATATTCAATATCCAGTCTGCATTGGAAGCAAGAAAACGACAGTACGGAGACATCAATACCTGGTACTCCTTCAAGATCAAAGAATACCCACATTTAAAAGGCCTGGATCCGCTGGAATCTGTGGCAGGGCAAATTGCAGCCATCAATCATAGTGTGGAGCAGGGCATCAAGTCGTTGCCAGGGCATAAGAAGTTAGTGGTGCAGTATGAAGATTTCTGTCAACGCCCACGACATTACTACGAAGAGATTACGCGCCGCCTGATTGAACACGAAGGCTTGAGTGCTGAGAAGGTGGATGCATATTCCGGTGAGGCGAGTTTCTCGAGTACTAACCGGTGGCGGATGAAGGAGTATTCCCAGGGTGATGCGGAACGGGCGTTTGAAGCACTTGCCAAGAGCAAAGGATAA
- a CDS encoding sulfotransferase yields the protein MVTEFSNQRNAAGKVKFFCIGRNKTGTTSLKRVFEDLGYPVGNQRKAEILAGKYYFEGKFQPIIDYCKTAQVFQDVPFSYPETYKHLDKAYPGSKFILTVRDSPEQWYRSITRFHAKMFGKEGRVPTVEDLKNASYVWSGFMYNVVRVHGTQDDDPYNKEIMIAHYERYNQEVMEYFKDRPNDLLVINVAEKGAYRKFVDFLGVDSSCNDFSWENKYDAGFH from the coding sequence ATAGTAACTGAGTTTAGTAATCAGCGAAACGCTGCAGGGAAGGTAAAGTTTTTCTGTATAGGCCGCAACAAGACTGGTACGACTTCCTTGAAACGTGTTTTTGAGGATTTGGGCTACCCGGTAGGTAACCAGAGAAAGGCCGAAATCCTCGCTGGCAAGTATTACTTTGAAGGGAAATTCCAGCCCATCATTGACTACTGCAAAACAGCACAGGTTTTTCAGGATGTTCCATTCAGCTATCCGGAAACCTATAAACATCTGGACAAAGCTTATCCTGGAAGTAAATTCATCCTGACCGTGCGAGATAGCCCCGAACAGTGGTATCGCTCAATTACTCGCTTCCACGCAAAAATGTTCGGGAAAGAGGGGCGCGTTCCTACCGTTGAGGATCTGAAGAACGCGTCTTATGTTTGGTCCGGATTCATGTACAACGTGGTCCGCGTACATGGAACCCAAGATGATGACCCTTATAACAAAGAGATTATGATTGCACACTATGAGAGATATAATCAGGAAGTCATGGAATATTTTAAAGACCGCCCGAATGACTTGCTGGTGATTAACGTGGCAGAAAAAGGCGCCTATCGGAAATTCGTTGATTTTCTGGGTGTAGACTCTTCGTGTAATGATTTTTCCTGGGAAAATAAATATGATGCTGGTTTTCACTGA
- a CDS encoding glycosyltransferase: MVATSMSSLHKDLTGFIDGLSVGDVVPESGKVSSQEEVVAKWVGSFESPLVSVICHSYNHERYIENALDGFLAQKTSFPFEIIVHDDASNDRTQEIIQGYQERFPDVIKTIFQKHNQYSMGRRPLAFTLPEARGKFVALCEGDDYWLSPNKLQIQAEALSNNPEAVLCFHNALRVNERREFIRKMDPCSKMELSKEELSCAPFVPTLTRMFRNYGFPWMDLPNAPIANDICLTAFLSQFGGAVYLGDTIYSIYRHHEGGVWSKKSRYEKARMTIDSRLFIASQVDDGEVNVSEQLKISLYTVLDLIGPLQVLLATAQYFRQRIANAIKRRLS, translated from the coding sequence ATGGTTGCAACTAGCATGTCTTCACTGCATAAGGATTTAACTGGTTTTATTGACGGGTTAAGTGTGGGCGATGTAGTACCAGAATCAGGAAAAGTTTCTTCTCAAGAAGAGGTTGTTGCTAAATGGGTTGGGAGTTTTGAGTCGCCCTTAGTGTCTGTAATATGCCATTCTTATAATCATGAGCGGTATATTGAGAATGCTTTAGATGGTTTTTTGGCCCAAAAAACCAGTTTTCCATTTGAAATTATTGTTCATGATGATGCTTCAAATGACAGGACTCAGGAAATTATTCAGGGTTATCAAGAACGATTTCCCGATGTGATCAAGACAATTTTTCAGAAGCATAATCAGTACTCAATGGGAAGGCGCCCGTTGGCATTTACTCTCCCCGAGGCAAGGGGAAAATTTGTGGCTTTGTGTGAGGGGGATGATTATTGGTTATCACCAAATAAATTACAAATTCAGGCTGAAGCCCTCTCAAATAATCCTGAAGCTGTTTTGTGTTTCCACAATGCGCTTAGAGTGAATGAAAGGAGGGAGTTTATTAGAAAAATGGACCCATGTAGCAAAATGGAGCTATCCAAGGAAGAGTTGTCGTGTGCTCCGTTTGTGCCAACGCTAACACGCATGTTTCGAAATTACGGGTTTCCATGGATGGATTTGCCAAATGCCCCTATTGCGAATGACATTTGCTTAACTGCGTTTCTTTCCCAGTTTGGTGGAGCTGTCTATCTTGGAGACACTATATATTCGATTTATCGTCATCATGAAGGTGGGGTGTGGTCGAAAAAGAGTCGTTATGAAAAAGCGCGGATGACGATTGATTCTAGGCTGTTTATAGCAAGCCAAGTAGATGACGGTGAGGTAAATGTTAGTGAGCAACTCAAGATATCGCTCTACACCGTCCTGGATTTGATTGGTCCATTGCAGGTGCTCTTGGCAACGGCACAGTATTTTCGACAAAGAATAGCAAATGCAATAAAGCGTAGGCTTTCTTGA
- a CDS encoding glycosyltransferase, giving the protein MNIKILIVCSSLGGGGAEKVAANLASAFSGLGHDVTVFCRPCKKQYPVDSRVRIIHPSKRMVVSRIISLASLVRSKSPDFILSFTDVSNVDAWFASKIAGYSGVRVPTIHNDLKLRDSRVKASLKKSIVYYLHRLACLSASRVVVVSKSAAVSFCDYYKIDVKKVSCIYNPVISDNFNLLPAVSQNSLKKQIRLVAVGRLVDQKNYPLMIDVMETLCRDQVHEFTLDIYGEGELEGELKRCVEQKALTDVVTFRGFSSDLDKVLPEYDCFILTSDWEGFGNVLVEALACGLPVVSTACPSGPEEVLGWGRFGTLVEPANSKLFADAVLHTINQPKDVDRCELNQHLHQFRESVIAQHYLDVFSTC; this is encoded by the coding sequence ATGAATATCAAGATATTGATTGTTTGTTCCAGCCTGGGAGGTGGCGGCGCTGAAAAAGTCGCTGCGAATCTTGCAAGCGCCTTCTCAGGTTTAGGGCATGATGTGACGGTTTTTTGTCGTCCTTGTAAGAAACAATACCCGGTTGATTCAAGGGTGAGGATCATTCATCCATCTAAAAGAATGGTGGTGTCGAGAATAATTTCACTTGCCTCACTTGTACGGAGTAAAAGCCCAGATTTTATTTTAAGTTTTACAGATGTCTCCAATGTCGACGCTTGGTTTGCATCGAAAATAGCTGGTTATTCTGGCGTTAGGGTCCCAACAATCCACAATGATCTGAAATTAAGAGATTCTAGGGTCAAGGCATCATTAAAGAAATCGATTGTTTATTATCTTCATCGTTTGGCATGCCTGTCTGCTTCCAGGGTTGTTGTTGTGTCAAAGTCTGCTGCGGTTAGTTTTTGTGATTATTACAAAATAGATGTCAAGAAAGTCTCTTGTATCTATAATCCAGTGATATCTGACAATTTTAATCTTCTTCCTGCGGTCTCACAAAATAGTCTAAAAAAACAGATTAGGTTGGTTGCTGTGGGTAGGCTCGTAGATCAGAAAAACTACCCGCTCATGATCGATGTGATGGAGACCCTTTGTCGTGACCAGGTGCACGAATTCACCCTTGATATCTATGGAGAGGGTGAATTGGAGGGTGAATTAAAGCGATGTGTTGAGCAAAAGGCACTGACAGATGTTGTAACTTTCCGTGGCTTTTCATCTGATTTAGATAAAGTATTGCCTGAGTACGACTGTTTCATTTTAACTTCTGACTGGGAAGGGTTTGGGAATGTGCTTGTAGAGGCATTGGCTTGCGGCCTGCCTGTCGTGTCTACAGCTTGTCCATCTGGTCCTGAAGAGGTTCTTGGTTGGGGGCGTTTTGGCACGCTTGTCGAGCCTGCTAATTCGAAATTATTTGCTGATGCCGTGTTGCACACTATTAACCAACCTAAGGACGTTGATCGTTGTGAGCTGAATCAACATCTTCATCAGTTCCGTGAAAGTGTGATTGCCCAGCACTACCTGGATGTGTTTTCTACGTGTTAA
- a CDS encoding glycosyltransferase: MNNSCELPFFSIIIPVYNKEKVVLRSIESALSQSYSDYEIIVVLDPSTDRSSEIVRSLTDPRIRVFERDNPGPGGYAARNLGIKMAKGQWITFLDADDEWLDSSLAEHYRLIQESNAKIVCTSWQEYDETGLITVGRPVAERLLSCADFFEAYSVEERLVNTNTIAVKKELFDTVGGFPENKYSRGGDVATWIRLAYASCSVMCSTIETAIYHREDSTVTKSIAPSISGNAIYNVCADIYTSQSCEQGVRRSLYKLSNRHIRYGLAYQAKLGQLRVSDLKYFRFSVSPFEYSIFLLLALLPSKLAGCFAQSVLWLKRAFRGKMAFQK; the protein is encoded by the coding sequence ATGAATAATTCCTGTGAGTTGCCATTTTTTTCTATAATTATTCCTGTCTACAATAAAGAAAAGGTGGTTTTGAGATCTATTGAGTCTGCGCTAAGCCAGTCTTATTCTGATTATGAAATTATAGTTGTTCTTGATCCGTCCACAGATAGAAGCAGTGAGATTGTGAGGTCGCTAACAGATCCTCGGATCCGCGTTTTTGAAAGAGATAACCCCGGGCCAGGTGGTTATGCTGCTAGAAATCTGGGCATAAAAATGGCGAAAGGCCAGTGGATTACATTTCTTGATGCAGATGATGAATGGCTTGATTCTAGTCTCGCAGAGCATTATCGGTTAATTCAGGAATCTAATGCAAAAATAGTTTGTACTAGTTGGCAGGAGTATGATGAAACGGGCTTAATCACAGTTGGCCGACCTGTGGCAGAGCGGTTATTATCGTGTGCTGATTTTTTTGAAGCTTATTCTGTCGAGGAACGCCTTGTTAATACAAATACGATTGCTGTCAAAAAAGAGTTATTTGACACAGTAGGTGGTTTTCCCGAAAACAAGTATTCACGTGGTGGTGATGTCGCTACATGGATCAGGCTTGCTTATGCTTCTTGTTCGGTCATGTGTTCAACAATAGAAACTGCAATTTATCACCGAGAGGATTCTACAGTAACGAAATCAATTGCTCCTTCTATCTCTGGGAATGCGATATATAACGTATGCGCCGATATTTATACTTCACAGAGTTGTGAGCAGGGCGTTCGACGTTCACTTTACAAGCTTTCCAATCGGCATATCAGGTATGGATTGGCTTACCAAGCCAAATTAGGTCAGCTGAGAGTATCTGATTTGAAATATTTTCGATTTTCTGTATCTCCATTTGAATATTCTATATTTTTGCTATTGGCCTTACTCCCCTCCAAACTGGCTGGATGCTTTGCACAATCTGTTTTGTGGTTGAAAAGGGCTTTTCGCGGCAAAATGGCTTTTCAGAAATGA